In the genome of Coraliomargarita algicola, one region contains:
- the rlmB gene encoding 23S rRNA (guanosine(2251)-2'-O)-methyltransferase RlmB, translating to MGRNSIHKIKRPPRHSKGPTIVYLENEDDLFELIERTENPLILVLEGVQDPHNLGACLRTASGAGVTAVLAPVKGACGITPTVRDISCGGADDVPFLKVKNIGMLLRKFHEQRIQIVGTSDRGSEMLYDVNFKQPTALVLGSEGWGLRKVTGDLCDHLVSIPMAGTVDCLNVSVSAGVCLYECVRQRMK from the coding sequence ATGGGCCGTAATTCTATTCACAAAATCAAACGTCCACCTCGTCACTCGAAGGGACCCACAATCGTCTATCTTGAAAACGAAGACGATTTGTTCGAACTGATCGAGCGCACAGAAAATCCCCTGATTTTGGTGCTGGAGGGCGTACAGGACCCACATAATCTGGGTGCCTGCCTACGCACGGCCTCGGGCGCAGGTGTCACTGCAGTGCTCGCACCGGTCAAGGGCGCTTGCGGCATCACACCAACAGTGCGCGACATTTCCTGCGGTGGCGCAGACGATGTGCCCTTCCTGAAAGTGAAGAATATCGGCATGCTCCTGCGTAAGTTCCATGAACAACGCATCCAAATAGTGGGCACCTCGGATCGAGGCAGTGAAATGCTCTACGATGTAAACTTCAAGCAGCCAACCGCATTGGTGCTGGGCAGCGAAGGCTGGGGTCTGCGCAAGGTGACTGGTGATCTATGCGACCATCTGGTCAGCATTCCGATGGCAGGCACTGTGGACTGCTTAAATGTCTCAGTGTCGGCAGGTGTATGCCTGTATGAATGCGTGCGTCAGCGGATGAAGTGA
- a CDS encoding gamma-glutamylcyclotransferase family protein → MDSDFKVFVYGTLKPGGHYWPEFCAGKLAAEPVPAKIHGELYDLHVGYPGLLLKGDKWVKGYVLKMADAAAFAGLDYLEGYVPGRPEVENDYNRLRVNCFTSEGEPLDEVWIYEMTAEKIAQHGGTRIESGDWPV, encoded by the coding sequence ATGGACTCTGATTTTAAAGTTTTTGTGTATGGAACCTTGAAGCCCGGGGGCCACTACTGGCCGGAGTTTTGTGCGGGCAAACTGGCGGCGGAGCCAGTGCCAGCGAAAATCCATGGGGAACTCTACGACCTGCACGTGGGCTACCCCGGATTATTACTAAAAGGTGACAAATGGGTGAAGGGCTATGTGCTGAAAATGGCGGATGCCGCGGCCTTCGCGGGCTTGGACTATTTGGAGGGCTATGTGCCGGGCCGACCGGAAGTGGAGAATGACTACAACCGCCTGCGGGTGAACTGCTTTACCTCCGAAGGGGAGCCACTGGATGAAGTGTGGATCTATGAAATGACGGCCGAGAAGATCGCCCAACATGGCGGCACGCGCATCGAAAGCGGTGACTGGCCGGTGTGA
- a CDS encoding leucine-rich repeat domain-containing protein, with translation MDAIEGLTGLSAAEQGIVSLRNVDLAYRFDNLNLSSNPLGDLSPLAGLLQLQELNLAYCSLFRGSLFDAEPLASIRSLQDVDLSHNYLLDIEPLLALPLLQDVNLSSTYASDDSENPAYWIYKVLRAREVDVTLGESPLENYSFLFDPGLAQAIREQVGNGVGWSQLQQNLTDLDASARGIQSLRGLELCTNLESLSLGDNLIADLSPLSELTKLTYLDLGVDVGAYPEGNPFKDLSPLANLWSLESLNLQGCGATDFSVLGSLPSLVSVNVRDTLLQSGDSIVARLEASGVGLTIGGDVQFSRILAPSLYAALEAEDLLSLDISVMQLEDHGISSLDGIGIFQNLEQLNVGGNRITDLSPLAGLPLLHTLDLNGEDFYSGDYWEEGTYNAVSDLSVLTTLPSLSTFNARGNHISNIEPLLDCPALSNVNVTDNFLLVDYYSGSGVSPNWVIAQQLQAREVNVYLDTDRTDWYRLFPDPVLSDYFREKYGYGMSASQLAQIESIDITEPVTDLTGLEILYNLETLKLSNCYAQDLSPLSDLSNLTELTLAREDETEVRLIEDLSPLAGLSLLEDLNLQGQGVSNIDVLLEIQTLQNVNLSGNYLDTREGSSVDAVLQMLGYVFVDLSNQRDIWNHISDAGLERAIRNQLNLSPDQAITQADWEALRLLVAKGYAIEDIDSLSLASELGVAVLAGNNISDPSVLANLERLGLIDLSNAPEVFPELENAVTDLSTFAGLTNLERLYLMNNQVADVSPLLEMRALNYLMLDGNPLDLREDSDTVRLLEALIARGTNVFYDDRYRSGLAEVQDNPQAYGLFEEAQLRGLALGKPILEQVDGAFQLQLDVFESTDLIEWLPGQGSFQEVEGQLIWTPTNPGTTKFYSIEAQ, from the coding sequence TTGGATGCTATCGAGGGACTGACAGGTTTGTCCGCGGCAGAGCAAGGCATCGTCTCACTGCGAAATGTCGACTTGGCCTATCGTTTCGATAATTTAAATTTAAGCTCCAACCCCTTGGGAGATTTGTCGCCATTAGCTGGTTTGCTGCAACTGCAGGAGTTAAACCTGGCTTATTGCAGTCTGTTTCGGGGCAGCCTATTCGATGCCGAGCCGTTGGCCTCCATTCGCAGCTTACAAGACGTAGACCTCAGTCACAATTACCTGCTGGATATTGAGCCACTGCTGGCCTTGCCTCTCTTGCAAGACGTTAACCTTTCGAGCACCTATGCCTCCGATGATTCCGAGAACCCCGCTTACTGGATTTATAAAGTCCTAAGGGCTCGTGAGGTCGATGTGACACTGGGGGAATCTCCTCTTGAGAACTACAGCTTTCTCTTTGATCCCGGCTTAGCGCAGGCGATTCGTGAGCAAGTGGGTAATGGTGTGGGGTGGAGTCAATTGCAGCAAAATCTGACTGACTTAGATGCTTCGGCGCGTGGTATTCAAAGCCTACGAGGCTTGGAATTGTGCACCAACTTGGAGTCCTTATCTCTTGGTGATAATCTGATTGCTGATCTGAGCCCATTGAGTGAGCTAACAAAGCTGACCTACTTAGACCTCGGTGTGGATGTGGGTGCATACCCAGAGGGGAATCCATTTAAGGATCTCAGTCCCTTGGCCAATTTGTGGTCTTTAGAATCTCTCAACCTGCAAGGCTGTGGAGCCACCGATTTCTCGGTGCTAGGCTCTCTGCCTTCACTTGTTTCGGTTAATGTGAGAGATACGCTTTTACAGTCCGGTGATTCGATTGTTGCGAGACTGGAGGCTTCTGGAGTTGGACTTACGATTGGTGGGGATGTGCAGTTCTCGCGAATATTGGCACCTTCTCTTTACGCCGCATTGGAGGCAGAAGATCTTCTCAGTTTAGATATCAGTGTGATGCAACTAGAGGATCACGGCATTAGCAGTCTCGATGGAATCGGGATTTTTCAGAATCTAGAGCAATTAAACGTGGGGGGCAATCGTATCACTGACTTAAGCCCTTTAGCAGGCTTGCCATTGCTACATACGCTCGATCTCAATGGCGAAGATTTTTATTCTGGTGATTATTGGGAAGAGGGGACTTACAACGCAGTTTCTGACCTCTCCGTGCTGACGACGCTTCCGAGCTTGAGCACTTTCAACGCGCGTGGAAATCACATCTCAAATATTGAACCGCTCTTAGACTGTCCCGCGTTAAGCAATGTGAATGTGACAGATAATTTTCTTTTGGTCGATTATTACTCTGGTTCTGGGGTGAGTCCAAATTGGGTAATTGCTCAGCAATTACAAGCTCGTGAGGTGAACGTTTACTTAGACACAGATCGTACCGATTGGTATCGTTTATTCCCGGACCCTGTGCTGTCTGACTACTTTAGAGAAAAGTATGGTTACGGAATGTCAGCTTCTCAGTTGGCGCAAATTGAGAGCATAGATATCACGGAGCCCGTCACGGATCTCACTGGCTTGGAAATTCTTTATAATTTAGAAACACTCAAGCTCTCCAATTGCTATGCACAGGACTTGAGCCCCCTTTCGGATTTGTCGAATCTGACAGAGCTTACCTTAGCACGTGAGGACGAGACAGAGGTTCGTTTGATCGAGGATCTATCACCACTAGCCGGTTTAAGCCTGTTAGAGGACTTAAATCTTCAAGGCCAAGGCGTGAGCAATATTGATGTCCTGCTTGAAATTCAGACTTTGCAAAATGTGAATCTCAGCGGTAATTACCTCGACACCCGCGAAGGCAGTTCGGTGGATGCTGTGCTGCAGATGCTAGGATACGTCTTTGTTGACCTAAGTAATCAGCGTGATATCTGGAATCACATCAGCGACGCAGGCTTGGAGAGGGCGATCCGAAATCAGCTGAATCTGAGCCCCGATCAAGCAATCACTCAAGCCGATTGGGAGGCATTAAGGCTTTTGGTGGCGAAGGGCTATGCGATTGAAGATATTGACTCGCTTTCACTGGCCTCAGAGCTCGGAGTGGCAGTTCTTGCTGGCAATAATATTTCCGATCCATCTGTACTCGCTAATTTAGAGCGGCTTGGGTTGATTGATTTATCCAATGCCCCTGAGGTATTCCCAGAGTTGGAGAATGCGGTCACCGATCTATCGACCTTCGCTGGATTAACTAATTTGGAGCGTCTTTACTTAATGAATAATCAAGTGGCGGATGTTTCGCCGCTGCTAGAGATGCGCGCTCTGAACTATCTCATGCTCGATGGCAACCCACTCGATCTACGCGAGGACTCGGACACTGTGCGACTCTTGGAAGCATTGATTGCTCGGGGCACTAATGTGTTTTACGATGATCGCTATCGTAGCGGACTCGCTGAAGTGCAAGATAACCCGCAAGCTTATGGTCTCTTCGAGGAAGCCCAATTACGTGGCCTCGCCTTGGGTAAGCCAATTCTAGAGCAAGTGGATGGAGCATTTCAATTACAGTTGGACGTCTTTGAGAGCACCGACCTCATTGAATGGTTGCCAGGGCAGGGGAGCTTTCAGGAAGTCGAAGGGCAATTGATTTGGACGCCTACGAATCCGGGCACCACAAAATTCTATAGCATCGAAGCACAGTAA
- a CDS encoding 6-phosphofructokinase, translating to MSEQLEGNCLVAQSGGPTSVINASLSGVVAEALNHECIEEIYGGLNGVLGILNEQLIDLAAESQQNIRGLRYTPGAALGTCRYKLKRQADFDRVLEVFEAHNIRYFFYAGGNDSQDTADKISKLAQERGYALRVIGIPKTIDNDLVTTDHTPGYGSVIKYIATTVKEIAADNAAMGQHDLVQIIEVMGRSAGWIAAGAALAKRRDEPNAAPHLIYLPEVAFSPEKFISDVQHVLQKEKYCVVVVGEGLVDADGNYVSTDSAGADDFGHSQLGGAGEYLRALAEESLQVKARSVKLGMAQRAAVHCSSQADNDEAYLAGQAAVEAAVDGQTDKMITLVRGEGDSYTCETGLADLSEIANGVKKLPESWINEDGVSMNYNFYKYALPLIQGEVKVPYENGVPALVQLKMEKVDRKLAAHIFE from the coding sequence ATGTCAGAACAACTCGAAGGAAACTGTCTTGTCGCCCAATCCGGCGGCCCTACATCTGTAATCAACGCCAGCCTCTCCGGTGTCGTTGCCGAAGCGCTCAATCACGAGTGCATCGAAGAAATCTACGGCGGCCTGAACGGCGTGCTCGGTATTCTTAATGAACAACTCATCGATCTCGCAGCCGAGTCGCAGCAAAATATCCGTGGCCTTCGCTACACTCCAGGCGCCGCTCTGGGCACTTGTCGCTACAAGCTGAAGCGCCAGGCCGATTTCGACCGCGTGCTTGAAGTTTTCGAAGCCCACAATATCCGCTACTTCTTCTACGCCGGCGGCAATGATTCTCAAGACACTGCCGATAAGATTTCCAAGCTCGCTCAAGAGCGTGGCTATGCCTTGCGCGTCATCGGCATTCCAAAGACGATTGACAATGATCTGGTCACTACCGACCACACACCTGGTTACGGTTCTGTGATCAAATACATTGCGACCACCGTTAAGGAAATCGCCGCCGACAACGCAGCCATGGGCCAACACGATTTGGTGCAAATCATCGAAGTGATGGGCCGTAGCGCAGGTTGGATCGCAGCTGGTGCCGCATTGGCCAAGCGCCGTGACGAGCCAAACGCTGCACCGCACCTGATCTATTTGCCAGAAGTCGCATTCTCTCCGGAGAAATTCATCTCTGACGTGCAACACGTTCTTCAGAAGGAGAAATATTGTGTCGTCGTCGTGGGGGAAGGTCTCGTCGATGCCGATGGTAACTACGTTTCCACCGACAGCGCGGGCGCCGATGATTTTGGTCACTCTCAACTCGGTGGTGCCGGTGAATACCTACGCGCCCTTGCAGAAGAGTCGCTGCAGGTTAAAGCGCGCTCCGTCAAGCTCGGCATGGCGCAACGCGCGGCCGTTCATTGCTCCTCGCAGGCTGACAATGATGAAGCTTACCTCGCTGGCCAAGCCGCTGTCGAAGCCGCTGTCGATGGACAGACTGACAAGATGATCACTCTAGTGCGTGGCGAAGGTGATAGCTACACATGCGAGACCGGTCTCGCCGATCTCTCTGAGATTGCCAATGGCGTGAAAAAGCTCCCTGAGAGCTGGATCAACGAAGACGGCGTCAGCATGAACTACAACTTCTACAAATATGCACTTCCTCTCATCCAAGGCGAAGTCAAGGTGCCCTACGAGAACGGCGTGCCCGCACTTGTTCAGCTCAAGATGGAGAAGGTCGACCGCAAGCTCGCGGCTCACATCTTCGAATAA
- the purB gene encoding adenylosuccinate lyase, whose protein sequence is MENIPNVLATRYASKPMKAVWSAEGRIALERDYWIAVLRAQKDLGLDIPQEAIDAYERVKGTINLDSINEREAITRHDVKARIEEFCDLAGYEHIHKGLTSRDLTENVEQLQIIQALEVVRTKAVAALLKLAERAEQWKDLVITARTHNVPAQPTTFGKRLAMFGEDLLCAVRELDRIIDNYPVRGLKGPVGTQMDLLTLFGGDAEKVAALEERILDHLGVGAALDTVGQVYPRGLDFEVVSVFVRLASGPSSFAKTLRIMAGHELASEGFAKGQVGSSAMPHKMNSRSCERLNGFAVILKGYLTMAGELAGDQWNEGDVSCSVVRRVFLPDSFFAIDGLIDTFLTILNQMEVYPAVIDQENQRYGPFLATTTVLMEAVKAGAGREEAHEAIKEHAVQTVRDLRSGLISANDLVERLAGDARLGLSLEQLSEMMGRAQAMTGLASAQVDKFCATVREESQNFPAAADYTPGAIL, encoded by the coding sequence ATGGAAAACATACCAAATGTCTTAGCCACACGTTACGCATCGAAACCGATGAAGGCTGTCTGGAGCGCAGAAGGCCGCATCGCCTTGGAGCGTGATTACTGGATTGCGGTCTTACGTGCGCAAAAAGATCTCGGGCTCGACATCCCGCAAGAAGCCATCGACGCCTACGAGCGTGTCAAAGGCACTATCAATCTCGACTCGATCAACGAGCGCGAAGCAATTACGCGTCACGATGTGAAGGCGCGGATCGAGGAATTCTGCGATCTCGCTGGTTATGAGCACATTCACAAGGGGCTGACTAGTCGTGATCTTACCGAGAATGTCGAGCAGTTGCAGATCATTCAGGCGCTGGAAGTCGTTCGCACGAAGGCCGTCGCCGCATTGCTGAAACTGGCAGAGCGCGCCGAGCAGTGGAAGGATTTGGTGATCACAGCTCGTACCCACAACGTGCCGGCGCAGCCCACGACTTTTGGTAAACGCTTGGCCATGTTTGGCGAAGACCTGCTTTGCGCCGTGCGCGAGCTGGACCGTATTATCGATAACTATCCTGTGCGTGGGCTCAAAGGGCCTGTCGGCACACAGATGGACTTGTTGACGCTCTTCGGGGGCGATGCGGAAAAGGTGGCTGCTTTGGAAGAGCGCATTCTCGATCACCTTGGCGTGGGCGCTGCGCTCGACACCGTAGGCCAAGTCTATCCACGTGGCCTCGATTTCGAAGTGGTTTCCGTCTTTGTGCGTCTCGCTTCAGGGCCTTCCAGCTTTGCCAAGACTCTACGTATCATGGCTGGCCACGAGCTGGCCAGTGAGGGCTTTGCCAAGGGCCAAGTGGGCTCCTCTGCCATGCCGCACAAGATGAACAGCCGCAGCTGTGAGCGTCTCAATGGCTTTGCTGTCATTCTGAAGGGCTACCTGACGATGGCGGGCGAGCTCGCCGGCGATCAGTGGAACGAGGGCGACGTCTCTTGCTCCGTAGTGCGTCGTGTCTTCTTGCCAGACAGCTTCTTTGCCATCGATGGGCTGATCGATACTTTCCTCACGATCTTAAATCAAATGGAGGTCTACCCAGCCGTGATCGATCAGGAAAACCAGCGCTACGGTCCATTCCTCGCGACCACCACAGTGCTGATGGAAGCGGTCAAAGCCGGAGCCGGGCGCGAAGAAGCGCACGAAGCGATCAAAGAGCATGCCGTGCAGACCGTGCGCGATCTACGTTCGGGGCTGATCTCGGCCAACGATCTGGTCGAGCGACTTGCAGGCGATGCTCGCTTGGGGCTCAGCTTGGAGCAACTCAGCGAAATGATGGGGCGCGCCCAAGCCATGACGGGGCTGGCCTCCGCTCAAGTGGACAAATTCTGCGCCACTGTTCGTGAGGAATCTCAGAATTTCCCAGCCGCCGCCGACTATACTCCGGGCGCAATTCTTTAA
- a CDS encoding CPBP family intramembrane glutamic endopeptidase — MNENPFMILLYVGVAAYVGNMYWGDYKASRAGQPNSGAMPGATSVSLPAYIIGVLGALLLLGVETGGEIALGVADEQSEMVWFFVFAIVAAGVVEEVIFRGFLVVDKRGRAVLVASCVAFSLIFAIIHAHFWSTEDGFEWTFTSKAFLSTGILFANSLWFYAVRFGPWNPNRSIFPCMLAHAASNLGVFVVKLVQGYVVF; from the coding sequence ATGAACGAAAACCCCTTCATGATTCTGCTCTACGTGGGTGTGGCTGCCTATGTGGGAAATATGTATTGGGGGGATTATAAAGCCTCCCGGGCGGGCCAGCCCAATTCAGGTGCGATGCCGGGGGCGACTTCGGTATCACTGCCTGCATATATCATCGGTGTGCTGGGCGCGCTTTTGCTGCTGGGTGTGGAAACAGGTGGTGAAATTGCGCTCGGGGTGGCGGATGAGCAGAGCGAGATGGTTTGGTTTTTCGTATTTGCGATCGTGGCCGCTGGCGTGGTGGAGGAGGTGATTTTTCGCGGTTTTTTGGTGGTGGATAAGCGGGGACGTGCGGTGCTGGTCGCCTCTTGCGTTGCTTTTTCGCTGATATTTGCCATCATTCACGCTCATTTTTGGAGCACGGAGGATGGCTTTGAGTGGACCTTTACCTCCAAGGCGTTTCTAAGCACTGGCATATTGTTTGCCAATTCGCTTTGGTTTTATGCTGTGCGCTTTGGGCCGTGGAATCCAAATCGCTCAATCTTTCCCTGTATGTTGGCGCATGCCGCTAGTAATCTAGGCGTGTTTGTCGTCAAACTGGTGCAGGGCTACGTAGTCTTTTAA
- a CDS encoding dUTPase, which produces MDKLDEIFDLQDALNKRIGVNTDGMSAEEKTKWVLNYTRAMQQEMSELIDSVPWKWWAKYQEFDEQNAKVEVVDMFHFLISLAQVLGMTPEDVYQAYTKKNKVNHERQDSGYVKKDEDDSRHI; this is translated from the coding sequence ATGGATAAACTCGACGAAATTTTCGACCTACAAGATGCCTTGAATAAGCGCATTGGAGTGAATACCGACGGTATGTCGGCCGAAGAGAAGACTAAATGGGTGCTCAATTACACGCGTGCGATGCAGCAAGAGATGTCGGAACTGATCGACTCGGTGCCCTGGAAGTGGTGGGCGAAGTATCAGGAGTTTGACGAGCAAAACGCGAAGGTCGAAGTGGTGGATATGTTTCACTTTCTGATTTCTCTGGCGCAAGTGTTGGGCATGACTCCAGAGGACGTCTACCAGGCCTACACTAAGAAGAATAAGGTCAATCACGAGCGGCAAGATAGTGGCTACGTCAAAAAAGACGAAGACGACTCACGACATATCTGA
- the murA gene encoding UDP-N-acetylglucosamine 1-carboxyvinyltransferase translates to MDVFKVSGNGPLRGQIKVGGAKNAALPILAATLLTDETVVLRNVPDLSDMRFMLEILRHVGAETVQPEPGVWEITSKKITHVAPYDLVRKMRASVCLLGPLVARMRKAEVSIPGGCVIGPRPIDLHIKGLKKLNCQVEIANGYVHVDASEIQGGPIFLGGRSGSTVTGTANIVMAATLAPGTTRLECAACEPEVVDLCNMLVKMGAKITGIGSPELVITGVEKLHGCEHSVIADRIEAGTFVIAGAITRGDVTVKGIAPKLLGAFLDKLEEAGLPMELGEDYIRVLPYEGSLKTVDVVTLPHPGYPTDLQAQLGALMTQTEGLSIITERIYPNRFMHVPELQRMGADISIEGPSAIIKGASKLSGAPVMASDLRASAALILAAFAAEGDTWIQRIYHLDRGYERFEQKLSAIGAKIERLKDTDMPKELLED, encoded by the coding sequence ATGGACGTCTTCAAAGTCAGCGGCAACGGCCCTCTCCGCGGACAAATTAAGGTTGGCGGCGCCAAAAACGCCGCCCTCCCCATCCTTGCCGCCACCTTGTTGACCGATGAAACGGTCGTATTACGCAACGTGCCCGACCTCAGCGACATGCGCTTCATGCTCGAGATCTTGCGTCATGTCGGCGCAGAAACCGTGCAACCCGAGCCCGGCGTATGGGAGATCACCTCTAAGAAAATCACCCACGTGGCCCCCTACGATTTAGTGCGCAAGATGCGCGCATCCGTATGCCTACTCGGGCCCCTGGTCGCCCGCATGCGCAAGGCCGAAGTCTCCATCCCCGGCGGCTGCGTGATCGGCCCCCGCCCCATTGACCTGCACATCAAAGGCCTCAAAAAGCTCAACTGCCAGGTCGAAATCGCCAATGGCTACGTGCATGTGGACGCCTCGGAAATACAAGGCGGCCCCATCTTCCTCGGTGGCCGCAGTGGCAGCACAGTAACCGGCACCGCCAATATCGTAATGGCGGCCACCCTCGCCCCCGGCACCACTCGTTTAGAATGTGCCGCCTGCGAGCCCGAAGTCGTGGACCTGTGTAATATGCTGGTCAAAATGGGCGCCAAAATCACAGGTATCGGCAGCCCCGAGCTCGTGATCACCGGCGTCGAGAAGCTGCACGGCTGTGAGCACAGCGTGATCGCTGACCGCATCGAAGCAGGCACTTTTGTGATCGCCGGGGCCATCACCCGCGGCGATGTCACCGTTAAGGGAATTGCGCCTAAATTACTAGGCGCCTTTCTCGACAAACTGGAGGAGGCCGGCCTGCCCATGGAGCTCGGCGAGGATTACATTCGTGTGCTGCCCTACGAGGGCTCACTCAAGACCGTCGATGTCGTCACCTTGCCCCACCCCGGCTACCCGACCGACCTACAAGCACAACTGGGCGCACTCATGACACAAACCGAGGGGCTCTCGATCATTACTGAGCGCATTTACCCCAACCGCTTCATGCACGTGCCCGAGCTACAGCGCATGGGCGCCGACATCTCGATTGAAGGCCCCAGCGCAATCATCAAAGGTGCCAGCAAACTTTCCGGTGCGCCAGTGATGGCCTCCGACTTACGCGCATCGGCCGCACTCATTCTCGCCGCCTTTGCCGCCGAGGGCGACACCTGGATCCAGCGCATCTACCACCTCGACCGCGGCTACGAACGCTTCGAACAAAAATTAAGTGCAATCGGCGCCAAGATCGAACGCCTCAAGGACACCGACATGCCCAAAGAATTGCTCGAAGACTAA
- a CDS encoding DUF134 domain-containing protein, giving the protein MSRPRKARTLESLPAPVIYIPAGWTQHQSAPVEVAIEDFEIMRLTDGHNLNIEDAAKKVGVSRSTAGRMLERARRAIALGLEQRAPIYLDASEDLILTPPEHLVESHNAEPSSQPHCGGLAIACENPHSDSPVERIFGRAHGSQ; this is encoded by the coding sequence ATGTCACGACCACGCAAAGCACGCACCCTGGAAAGCCTCCCTGCCCCCGTCATCTACATTCCGGCGGGCTGGACCCAACATCAATCGGCCCCCGTCGAAGTCGCCATCGAGGACTTCGAGATCATGCGCCTCACCGACGGGCACAATTTAAACATCGAAGACGCCGCCAAGAAAGTCGGCGTCTCCCGCAGCACCGCCGGCCGCATGCTCGAGCGCGCACGCCGCGCCATCGCCCTCGGCTTGGAACAACGCGCCCCCATCTATCTCGACGCCAGCGAGGATCTCATCCTCACGCCCCCCGAGCATCTCGTCGAATCTCATAACGCCGAGCCATCATCCCAGCCCCATTGCGGTGGTCTAGCGATCGCCTGTGAAAATCCTCATAGCGACAGTCCGGTAGAACGCATTTTCGGACGTGCACACGGATCGCAATGA
- a CDS encoding NifB/NifX family molybdenum-iron cluster-binding protein yields MIHPDGSLRAHIQNPGAKLKRDAAPAAVRLLKSQGVSRVVAGRFGPEAIKALAAEAIQPLVANGFSLKQAIELFNQ; encoded by the coding sequence ATGATTCACCCCGATGGCAGCCTGCGAGCGCACATACAAAACCCGGGGGCCAAGCTCAAGCGCGACGCCGCACCTGCAGCGGTCCGGCTACTTAAATCACAGGGCGTATCACGCGTCGTGGCAGGTCGCTTCGGTCCCGAGGCCATCAAAGCACTGGCTGCCGAAGCGATACAACCACTGGTCGCCAACGGCTTTTCTCTGAAGCAGGCAATTGAACTCTTCAACCAATAA
- a CDS encoding PaaI family thioesterase, which produces MKILMKIKESLQATSVIKLSRLRTQGHDRCLACTHPELKLDFTLDDPHTLRTSIDFTDSMTSFNGMVHGGLQAFVIDEAMTCALMGLGIYGATAELKLRYRRPVEVGPTAHIRVWVERRYRRLSELKAELTQKGKICTTAQARFMQQTLVN; this is translated from the coding sequence ATGAAAATCCTAATGAAAATTAAAGAGTCCCTTCAAGCCACCAGCGTTATAAAACTCAGCCGCTTACGCACACAAGGACACGACCGCTGCCTGGCCTGCACCCACCCCGAGCTCAAACTGGACTTCACCCTGGACGATCCACACACCCTGCGCACATCCATCGATTTCACAGACTCGATGACCAGCTTTAACGGCATGGTGCACGGAGGCTTACAGGCATTCGTCATCGATGAGGCCATGACCTGTGCCCTGATGGGGCTCGGCATCTATGGCGCCACCGCCGAACTGAAGCTTCGCTACCGCCGTCCCGTCGAGGTCGGTCCCACCGCCCACATCCGTGTCTGGGTCGAGCGCCGCTACCGTAGACTGAGTGAGCTCAAAGCAGAACTCACCCAAAAAGGTAAGATCTGCACCACAGCACAGGCACGCTTCATGCAACAAACTCTGGTGAATTAA